From Halapricum desulfuricans, a single genomic window includes:
- a CDS encoding DUF7122 family protein, with the protein MSENVSHRFDRLPATEAKRDVESRPTREAIVDFWADRFGVDPEAFEAYTFWERGNGKVWAFADDLETPVDVEALGMSFMRTRQEHWKPTTEAVQRFGARATRNVIHLDRGAAERFLAGEDQQREWDGDWGYLIVTHDIAGEPEPIGVGLYVHGELRSQIPKGRRREFGGE; encoded by the coding sequence ATGAGCGAGAACGTCAGCCATCGGTTCGACCGACTGCCGGCCACGGAAGCCAAACGGGACGTCGAGAGTCGACCGACCCGTGAGGCGATCGTAGACTTCTGGGCGGACCGGTTCGGGGTCGACCCCGAGGCGTTCGAGGCCTACACCTTCTGGGAGCGGGGCAACGGAAAGGTCTGGGCGTTCGCGGACGACCTGGAGACGCCGGTCGACGTCGAGGCGCTGGGGATGTCGTTCATGCGCACACGCCAGGAGCACTGGAAGCCGACGACCGAGGCCGTCCAGCGGTTCGGGGCCCGGGCAACTCGAAACGTCATCCACCTCGACCGCGGGGCGGCCGAGCGCTTCCTGGCCGGCGAGGACCAGCAACGAGAATGGGACGGCGACTGGGGGTATCTGATCGTTACGCACGACATTGCAGGCGAGCCCGAGCCGATCGGTGTCGGCCTCTACGTCCACGGGGAGTTGCGCTCGCAGATTCCCAAGGGCCGTCGCCGCGAGTTCGGCGGCGAATAA
- a CDS encoding RsmB/NOP family class I SAM-dependent RNA methyltransferase has protein sequence MDVLSRYEPIVEDYEAFLSACERPLPSVVRVNTIKATVERAKRGLAEAGIELDPVEWHPRLFRLPADQPGANWPYSHGWIHGQEEVSAIPATVLDPDPGERVWDATAAPGSKTTQLAALMDDRGLLVATDSNLGRLSALRSNTERLGVTNVAVTNEDARNHSLKPFGGEPYDKVLVDVPCSCEGTIRKNPDTLEEWSLGHVTGIADVQRAILERAIQTTREGGTVVYSTCTFAPEENEAVLDYALDAEDCRLVEFELPLTYRDGVTEWDDEVFDPQVERAKRIYPHHNDTGGFFVAKLEVLG, from the coding sequence ATGGACGTGCTGTCGCGATACGAGCCGATCGTCGAGGACTACGAGGCCTTTCTGTCGGCCTGTGAGCGGCCGCTCCCCTCGGTCGTCCGGGTCAATACGATCAAAGCGACCGTCGAACGTGCCAAACGGGGACTCGCGGAGGCCGGCATCGAGCTCGATCCGGTCGAGTGGCACCCGCGCCTGTTTCGGTTGCCGGCGGACCAGCCGGGCGCCAACTGGCCGTACTCCCACGGCTGGATCCACGGCCAGGAGGAGGTCTCGGCCATCCCGGCGACCGTGCTCGATCCCGACCCCGGCGAGCGGGTCTGGGACGCGACTGCCGCCCCGGGGAGCAAGACCACGCAACTGGCCGCACTCATGGACGACCGCGGACTGCTCGTCGCGACCGACAGCAATCTCGGCCGCCTGTCCGCGCTGCGCTCGAACACCGAACGGCTGGGCGTGACGAACGTCGCCGTCACCAACGAGGACGCGCGCAACCATTCGCTGAAACCGTTCGGGGGCGAGCCCTACGACAAGGTCCTGGTCGACGTGCCCTGCTCGTGTGAGGGGACGATCCGCAAGAACCCGGACACCCTCGAGGAGTGGTCACTGGGCCACGTCACGGGCATTGCCGACGTACAGCGGGCGATCCTCGAACGGGCGATCCAGACGACCCGCGAGGGCGGCACGGTCGTCTACTCGACGTGTACGTTCGCGCCCGAGGAGAACGAGGCCGTGCTGGATTACGCGCTCGACGCCGAGGACTGTCGGCTCGTCGAGTTCGAGTTGCCGCTAACGTATCGGGACGGCGTGACCGAGTGGGATGACGAGGTTTTCGACCCGCAAGTCGAGCGGGCGAAGCGGATCTATCCACATCACAACGACACGGGCGGCTTTTTCGTCGCGAAACTGGAGGTGCTGGGATGA
- a CDS encoding proteasome assembly chaperone family protein has translation MAHVNVHRDDIQLDEPVLIEGLPGLGLVGKIAADHLVETYGMDRYASIHCEGLPEVAIYDEGGHGVEPPVRIHADAERDLLVLQSDVPISPSAAEEFAACVTNWIDEQGALPLYISGTQRSDGQTTDVVGLSIAGAGAQLDGVDVSTPGERGVVSGPTGALIYHAERAGLEALGFVVEASPKFPDPAAAKAVLDRVVEPIADVEVETETLVEQAQEISEAKERLAQRMQQAGDESSQAQPVGMYQ, from the coding sequence ATGGCGCATGTGAACGTACACCGTGACGATATCCAGCTCGACGAGCCGGTCCTGATCGAGGGACTCCCTGGACTCGGTCTCGTCGGCAAGATCGCCGCCGACCACCTCGTCGAGACCTACGGGATGGACCGCTACGCGTCGATTCACTGCGAGGGGTTGCCGGAAGTCGCGATTTACGACGAGGGCGGCCACGGCGTCGAGCCGCCGGTCCGGATCCACGCGGACGCGGAACGCGATCTACTGGTCCTGCAGAGCGACGTCCCGATCTCGCCGTCGGCCGCGGAGGAGTTCGCCGCCTGCGTTACGAACTGGATCGACGAACAGGGGGCGCTCCCGCTGTATATCTCGGGCACCCAGCGTTCTGACGGCCAGACGACCGACGTCGTCGGCCTCTCGATCGCCGGAGCGGGCGCGCAGTTGGACGGCGTCGACGTCTCGACGCCCGGCGAGCGCGGCGTCGTCAGCGGGCCGACCGGCGCGCTCATCTATCACGCCGAACGAGCGGGGCTGGAGGCGCTCGGGTTCGTCGTCGAGGCGTCCCCGAAGTTCCCGGACCCGGCCGCGGCGAAGGCGGTCCTCGACCGGGTCGTCGAGCCGATCGCCGACGTCGAAGTCGAGACGGAGACGCTGGTCGAGCAGGCCCAGGAGATCAGCGAGGCCAAAGAGCGCCTCGCCCAGCGGATGCAACAGGCCGGCGACGAGAGCTCACAGGCTCAGCCCGTGGGGATGTATCAGTAG